CAATTAAGAACTTTGAAAGAATACGCTGCCGTTTGCGGTTTGCCGGTACGGACGCTCCGGCGGTTCTGCCAGGAGGGAATCCTCCCAGCCTTACGTGTCGGTCGGGCCTACTACGTCGATACCCAGGCTGCCGATCAGGCGCTCCGGGAATCAGTGAACCTGACAACGGCAAAACAAAAGGCCGCTCCGGATATCAAAGTCCGGGCCAGCGGAAAAAAGTTTGATTTTATGAAAGAGATTAACCGGCTGAAACAGGCTACCTAAGGAGGAAATCATGAAAAAAGTTTTGATTATCGTTTTGCTGGCGCTGGCTGCCTGGCAAACCTACGAATGGCTCCGTCCGGTGAAAACCGTTACCGCTGTTTACACGGTGGCCACCGGCGATACGCTGTACGGTATCTGTAACGAGGCCTATATCACAAAAAATAACAGTGAATGTTTTAACCAGTTTTTGGACAGTAATTACCGGCAAAATAAACGGCTGCTGCAGCCCGGGGATACGGTGGTAATTACTAACAGGCTATATCAATGAATGGCCTTATCAATTTCGTAACGCTCTACCGTCACCAAATGACAGCGCTGAATCTGCTCCGGATGAATGACTCGTTTCTCCTGAGCATGGAACAGGGAACCGGAAAAACCTTACCGAGCCTGTACCGGATTTACGAGCTGCTTAAGTATAAGGAGATTAACCGGGCGTTAATTGTCTGTCCTAAGTCGGTAATCGCCAGCTGGCAGCGAGATATGGAAAAGTTTACGCCGGAGGCCCGGGAGCTTTTGAAACAGGCTGACGTGATTAATTATGACGCCGTCTGGAGACACCAGCAGTACAAACGACAGTATGATCTGATTCTGCTGGATGAGGCTCACTCCATTGTCAACCGGACGAGCAAACGGGCCGAGTTTTTGCTGAGACTTTCGGTTACAGCCAAATACCGATACCTGTTAACCGGTACGCCCATAGGAAACGGACGGCTGGAGGATACCTGGAGCCTGTTCTGTTTCATGGATCCGTACCTGGTAGGCAGCCGGATCTATTCCAATATCTGGAAGTCGTTAACCGGAGGCAAAGGCAGTTATTACGACTGGCTGGGACGGTACGCTTACCTGGATCAGTATCATAAGCCCTTTAAGTACAAACACGTCCGGGAAGTACAGGACTTGATAGCCGATTACAGTTACAGCATTAAAAAAGCTGACTGCCTGGATCTGCCGGAAAAACTGCCGGACGAGATCCGGATCCTGCCGCTTTCGGAAATGAAACTGTATAAGGCTATGGCAAAAGACAGCGCTGTTGAGGAAATGGAACTGATCGCCGATAATCCCCTCGTGAAAGAGCTTTATTTACGGGAGATACCCAGCGGCCACTTAAAGGAGACTCCCCTCACCACCAGCAAACGGGGCGCCTTGTCTGACGTCCTGGCAGAGCTGGGAGGCAAAAAGCTGGTTATTTTTGCCGAGTTCACGGCTTCCATTAACATCATTAAGGAAGTGCTCGACAAAGAGGGCGTCACCTATACTACCCAGGACGGAAAGAGCGATAAAGATAACTGGCGGCGGTTCCAGAGCGATAAAACCATTCGCTGCATTATCTGCCAGTACGCCAGTGGTTACCAGGGAATCGATTTATACGCCGCCGATACGATTCTGTACTATGAGCCAACGCTCCGGAGTATCGTTCTGGAGCAGAGCCGGGACAGGATCCACCGGAACGGCCAGAAAAACAAATGCAGCTATATCCATTTCCTGACAGCCGGCACGATAGAGCAGCAGATTTACCGGACGGTATCCAATTACCAGGACTTTACCAAAAAGCTGTTTACGGAGTACATGAGTACCTATCAGAGAACATACAGGAGGTGATTAAAACGGCTATCAGCGATATTAAGGATTTGAAAAATATCTGTATTTACGATATCGAGGTTTTCGTCCATGACTGGCTCGTAGTCGTGTTCGATATTGACCGTGACAAACACAAAATTTTTCATAACGACAGCAACGAAATCCGGGGCTG
Above is a window of Elusimicrobiaceae bacterium DNA encoding:
- a CDS encoding helix-turn-helix domain-containing protein → QLRTLKEYAAVCGLPVRTLRRFCQEGILPALRVGRAYYVDTQAADQALRESVNLTTAKQKAAPDIKVRASGKKFDFMKEINRLKQAT
- a CDS encoding DEAD/DEAH box helicase; protein product: MEQGTGKTLPSLYRIYELLKYKEINRALIVCPKSVIASWQRDMEKFTPEARELLKQADVINYDAVWRHQQYKRQYDLILLDEAHSIVNRTSKRAEFLLRLSVTAKYRYLLTGTPIGNGRLEDTWSLFCFMDPYLVGSRIYSNIWKSLTGGKGSYYDWLGRYAYLDQYHKPFKYKHVREVQDLIADYSYSIKKADCLDLPEKLPDEIRILPLSEMKLYKAMAKDSAVEEMELIADNPLVKELYLREIPSGHLKETPLTTSKRGALSDVLAELGGKKLVIFAEFTASINIIKEVLDKEGVTYTTQDGKSDKDNWRRFQSDKTIRCIICQYASGYQGIDLYAADTILYYEPTLRSIVLEQSRDRIHRNGQKNKCSYIHFLTAGTIEQQIYRTVSNYQDFTKKLFTEYMSTYQRTYRR
- a CDS encoding LysM peptidoglycan-binding domain-containing protein, coding for MKKVLIIVLLALAAWQTYEWLRPVKTVTAVYTVATGDTLYGICNEAYITKNNSECFNQFLDSNYRQNKRLLQPGDTVVITNRLYQ